The Malus domestica chromosome 17, GDT2T_hap1 genome contains the following window.
TCAGAGTCCTAATTTTGGTAGGAGTGGCCAAATCAGGTTTATCCAGTAGTCTGGAACAGGGAGTGAAATACAATCCGTGTGGGACTCTACTTCGGCACCAGGTGAAAACTACTCTAATAAATAGAAGAATGTCTACAACATTCAAAATTCTCCTCAACTCAACATAATCACAAATCTGCCTTGCATTTCTCGCTCTACACAAAACTCTCTCATCTTTTAGAACAACTATATCTTCCCTAACCTCATCAAGCACATCTTATAGTTTCCATTGGACAACATTGTGGTTGACAATTGACATCTTATAGTTTTTATTGGACAACATTGAGCTGTAGAGTCAGGCGAATGTGAAGAATCTTACAGTTTGTATTGGACAACATTACTCTAAGTTTGGTTGACTATCTATTCAAGTCTCTATCAACAAGGGTTCTTTGAGTCCTTGTTGGAAGAGGTCACTTTAttagcgaagtgaggtgttaccatgTTACATTGATCAGCACATTGAAAATCACACCTATTTTATGATTCGATATTCACAGGTATATTTCAGAGTTCGACATTCCGACAGCAGAACCACATTTACGATCAAAACACTTATCTCATTTAAGTATTTGTACCCATACAGTCTGGTACCGATTCGGTGCACTTATATTTGCACAAATATAATTGAAGCAGCCGAGCCCGATGTAagcgattcgtgaacttcgtagttactagcaaccttgtcttcaagctTTAGAACCTAGAGGTCGAGATGAGTTCCATCCTTGACGCCAATCGCAAGATACATAAGTCAGCAGCGCGTTCAACACCGTCACCATATTCATTCACTCACCGACCGAGCTCGGTTGACAAGTTGGCACACCCCACATTCAActaaaggacgtagttagctcattagttattCGGTCTGCATGGCATgtagatttgaaaattttaagatcaacagatatataataaattcatAATATATCAACGTTATTGTCAGAGACGgcatcataattttttttttcctggcgGGCTATAATCTATGCTGCATAACTTATAACAAGAGCCTCCtaatatagtttccaaaatccTTGACTaaagtatatatacatataaaaactCTTAGGTATAAATGAAATCATAATGAACAAATATACATCTAGTAAGGGGGACATAATGAGCCTTGTCCTTCAAAATATTCATATAAAAACATACTATAAAGGCAACAAACTTAAGCTCAGTTTTAATGTATTTACTGAGAATATACCTCAAAGATTCAAACAATTAACAACAAAAGCTCCACAAACATAAACAACCTATCCTAAATAACATATTACAGGAAGACTAATTTTGAGatgaattttgtaaactaaatgacatggaagttgatgattggattattatttaagaGTTGATAAACATCCTCATTACAATTagtaacacatcatttagtttgcaattttttattaacaaatttagtttctctagcattatccttaACCGAAACATGTGAGGCATTCAAATTCCTCAACAATCACTCAAGCTGACTAAGTTGGACTAAATTATCACAactactacttttttttttttttttgactggGACTGTAGCTCAACCTTACCCTCAAATGGATCCCTAATTATTATCttacttatattataacacacTAGCCTTCATACATGCGCTCAAGCGTGTGcaaaagacattttttgaattcCGGCGTGCTACACGCgatttacacgttttaaatgaataatattagaccatgctagaagaaacctctCATAAACCAATCAAAGCAGCTGAATCCACATAATGAAATCAGTCCTTGAATTTCGATttacattctattgaatttacattaagaatagagaaaataatatttaataaacaactgattgaattacattattgtacccattgtgaggtactaattataaaataaaaaacactgtacaggaaaaaattaaatattaaaaatattgttTATCACTGTACAGTAAAtagttaaatattaaaaataccGTTTACCAATGTTTATATGACGAAAATACCCCGGccatatttgatgcattattttgggttacTTTTGATATAACGACCTGTCCCTAATTACTATGAAATTTATAATTGTAAAATGTGAAATTACGAAAATACCCTTCAAGGCAAATGTGTTCACTTTTGTTGACCGCCGTTGTGTCACGTAAGATCCGTTCCTTTGGCATATCCTCATAGTACTCATCGCTACGAACTCATGGGTGCAAACAGAacgtaatttggagttataacgaatgcaATAGAGGGCAAAATGGTCATTTGATCATAAATCTAGAAGGCTCTAGACTTTGCTGGAGCAATAAGAtggtgccacgtgtgtggctagGATGGAAGGATGAgaggaaaaaaagggaaagaagaGAGATGGACGGAAGATATGAAGGGGAAATAAGAGAAAAGAGGGCGAGTTGCCCAATCGGGAGAAGGGGAAAACAGTGGACCaatgggagaagagagaaaggaagggaaatgagagaagagagaaacaCCGGATCCTTCGACCCGGTTCCTACGTGACCCGACCTGATTACTTCACACACCCCAACGCCTATTCTAGCATTTTCCCGATGAATTGATCGTCGCCACCACCTGCAACCTACTCAATGACCTCCTCTCTTCCATTTTCATTGATTAATCGATGGATTTTAGGCCTAGGTTTCATGGGTTTCGCGTCGACAGCTTCAAGGACACCACGGTGTCCTACAAATACCACCGTCAACCACCACCCTTGTTCGACTCTCCTTGATGTCTGGATGAAAccccaaacaagtttggggaTGGCAGAGCATCAGAGGAGACGGATCGACAACCATCCATTTTTTGGGTTTCCGACAATTTAAAGGATTTTCAGGCCACTTCTTGGCCGAATTTGACTTCGGcctaggtatgaaagttgttcctctcattgagatcttcatttctgtaaaatttgggaatttttggAGTTGTTGAATTTTCCAAAGAGTCGGGGTTGCTGGCTGTCACGGTCTTCCGGGCCGCGACGGCTTGTGCGGTGGCACGTGGGGGGAAAACCGAGGTCCCTTCTTAGGTTTTTCCATGTGTCGAATTCGAATCTGCcgtctgttttcccaaattctaaCGTTTTTGTAGAGTTTTACTAAATGGTTCCTAATTGTGTTTAGGCACGCTCGTGGGAGGTGACGTCATTATCACTAGCTCGAGCGGTTCACAGGCAATAAAATATATGTGAGTGGATCCTTTCTAAacttgcatgtttttataaaatattaggcttgcatgcatttcatatttcatgcatCGAACATGTTTTATATTACATTTTCCGGATTTCTACATTTATGGGTTATGAGatatttatgatttatcgaATTTACATCTTACAAAAGGTTATGGATATGATTTATATTGCGGAGTTTCGAATATGAGTTATAAATCTTTGAATTTTCGTATATGAAATTCTATGGCTTTCGAATATGAATTATATTACGGATTTATGAATATGGATTTACGAGAAGAGATTTTGAGATATGTTTTCGGTACTTTATCTAGCGGATTATCATACAACACATCCACACAACACGGGTATGTAGATGTCTATGGCCATATGACACAGTTGAGGATATTTCTTCTCTGGCGTAACCCagagtcgtacagcttcaccttcgggtgatggggcctgccttgtttcttcattggcGTAACCCAATGTCGTACAACTTCATCTTCAGGTGATGGACAGGTACTGCCTTCGGGCGAATGAGGAGTTAATGATATTGATGAGATACCCCCAACTTCACTAATATGGGGCTAATGTCGGTGTGTGATGTTATATGTTTCTTCTCTGCGTAACCCAGAGTcaacttcaccttcgggtgatggggcGTACCATATTCTTCATTAGCGTAACCTAGtgtcgtacaacttcacctttgGGTGATGGACAGGTACAATATTGATGAGATTTACGGATTTTCCTTTGGGCAACGATAGCACCATTATCAAGCATTATTTTACACATACATGTTTTACGAACGTTTTCATtgcatgctagagttttcaaAAAACTTACTACATAatactatatatatgttttcaaaacaaGGGGTTAGTACGTTCCTAAATAAAatggttttcttattattagtattaatataaactttggtccactcaccttttctgttttgcgccccctcaggagTTAGAATCGAGGCACACGATCCCAGCGTCAGGGCACTTCTGCTCAGGCATCTTTGAATCTCCTTTGTGTAGGACACATTCCTCGGTTTGTACATTTCCATAATAATTCTTTCATATTGTTCTCGATTAGTTgtatatgctctgaacacgatTCTGCATTAATGTATCCctttctaattacatattttatcAGTATGCATGTTTTAAATGGCTTTGTCATCCCCGGGTGTCAGCCAACACGTGTCTACCCTGATAAATAGGGATATCGGGGTTGGGGCGTAtcatttgaagttttttgtttgaggggcatttctatttaattttttttttgttttttttttatgaagctTGTGACCCCAAAAATTACTATTCAAAAATCCTACCGGTTTTatatatagatagatagatagataaaTAGTTAATAACTTCGTGTGAGCAATATCCAtctttgtgaattttttttcgaTCCACACCACATTGGCATTCAACTCTGAACTGAGACGTCCAGTAAAATTTGCTTCTTAGGCATTGTTCTTCCTGGGGCCACACACAATACTATCTTCAAGAAAAAAAGAACTATATATCGGATTGGATTTGACCAAGTACTATATATACATTAATAAATGAGATAAGATTGAAAGAATTGGATAGTCAACTTGACGTCCAACAACCAGCTACTGCACCGAGCTACTAAATAAGGTACTTTGGCTAGGACTTTCTGATCTAGAATATGATCAGAAAAACTTGGATTGTTGTTTCTAAAGGGTCAAGTATGAAAATAATCACACCAGAACATCAATCGTTCTGTTCTTATTCACGATGTATCATCTTCTtgtattataatttaattaaaattttaatattatgtGATTGTGTTTTGAGCCCATGTAAAAATTATTTGTTATCAGCGATCGTTTGGAGGCCCATTACCTAATACAACTTTGATGAGTTTTTTCGTCAAAATTCACTGCGTTCAGCGTTTAACTCTTCCCTTTTAATatcatttgaattaaataataaaacgaAAATTGGTGTGTCTACGTAATAAGTGTGTGCACGTGTCCAAATTCGCGTGCACGTGTCCAAATTCGCATGCATGCGGAGCTCAAACTAGACACATGTCTTTGCTTGAACGCCTGAAccacctttgtttttttttttttttttccatatatCAAGCGGGGTGTCATGATAGGAATCGAAGATGCATTGTTTATTCTACTTAAAGTCAAACATACGTACGTACTATTCCTTTCATACTGCTAACATAAAATCTGCGTCCTCACTCGTAAATATGCACCACATACTTCCATAATGTCTACTGTCGTGTAGTAGCACTCCCAGCACTATAAATTAACAATGGTGATCGTCCAAGGCTTAACATTCACATCCCTCTTGTCTTTCTTGTGGGATTTTTGAGTAGTGTACGAGTTAGAGAATGATGAAATATTTCAAGTCTCTTATTTTGCTAGGCCTTCTGCTTGGCTCCGTTGTTCTTGTATCCTCTGCTGCTGAAGCTGAGACATCCAAAGATGAGAAAAAAGGTTAATTATTATGAACTTATGTATGATAGTTAATATTCGTTTATATTTTAAATGGTTAATCGCTCtgataaatatatttttttcaattcactGTCTCCATTTTAACAATTACACATTTATATCAATATTGTTTACACGTTTACACAACGTACCTGTGCACCCCTTACATTTGAACGACTGGCTAAAACCACATGTATGCACCCAATTATTAGGgggggaaaaaagaaaagtaaatgtACACAAGAATTTGATTCTGCTTCCACTATAAGTTCATAACAGTGTCGTATAGTTCGTAAATTACATATATAGCTAGGGTTTTTTGTATTCATACTGCTCCAATATACTCGACATATACTTGCTAAGTCGACTAAGGCTAAGagatatatatgtgtttgtaTATGGTGCAGTGGATGAGCCAAAGGAAGTTAACCAAGGTGGCGGGGGATACTGTGGCCGGTGTTGCTATCGCTATGGCCGCTACACTTGCGGCGGACATTGTTGTTGGCCTGAAGTTGCTGATCAGTCCGAAGTAGTAGTTACCGATGACGCGGTAGAGGACAATTTTGAAACAAAGCAGCCTGATGGATATGGAGGCTGGGGAGGAGGCGGACGTGGTGGCGGAGGTTGGGGAGGAGGCGGACGTGGTGGCGGAGGCTGGGGAGGAGGCGGACGTGGCGGAGGTGGCAGCGGGGGAGGAGGTGGACGTGGTGGAGGTGGCAGTGGGGGAGGAGGTGGACGTGGCGGCGGTGGTGGCTGGGGAGGAGGAGGACGTGGCGGAGGTGGCGGCTGGGGAGGAGGAGGACGTGGAGGAGGGGGACACGGTGGCGGCGGAGGAAACTGAGGCCATATGCCTAAAAATATAGGCTCGAAGCTAGACCAACAACATCACGAGAGTCTATATAATTAAGCACATGTACATCGTTgtagaaaaatatgaataagCACCGTGCATGCACgtatatgcatgcatgggatCATGTCGTATGTAATGTTATATGCACAAGCATGAAGGCATGGCATTAGTGTCAAATATCACTTGGATAAATTTGACTCTAGCTAGCTCCAAGGACTGATGATAGTCCATGTAGCTCCTTTGTACTCGTGAACGGTAATGTTATATGAAGCATTATACACATAGCACTCTTTCTAGTGTTTTATAgatgggatactttggatgcggtccttaatccttaacatttttttactaaaactttaatgatattcaaagtttgattaaagtcccttgactttgtacacctcattatattacaattaatatttatatttttatagttttgacattaattgtttgatattttatgagatctataatcctataaatttaaaatccctcattataatactattagaaatggttacaataaaaaaattcaaacattttgattgaataaatggataaaaataatgtaaaaataagaaataataaatggcaaaagaatgtatccatagtgttaaaaaaattggtacattttacaaaaaaattcgtacattcacatataacaaagtggtacattaataaagaagaatgggtacattgtaaataaattagggtacatataaaagataaaaaattatgagaacaaatgaatttttaaaaaatataggcgctaaaagaaattaatacatgggtacaaaataaaactaaaaagaaaatactacaaatttaaaaaaatgttgcaaattaaaagtgggtacaaactaaaaatataaatatatgatacaaagtttaggcataaaacataaatatatcatatgtaatttttctattattgattaaatatacaatgtgaCGTAACGGTATACATAtgagtacaaacacaaataaaatttaaaaaatatgggcacaaaaagaaactaatatatgggtacaaattaaaaatgaaaaaaaaattggaacaaattaaaaataggtacaaactaaaaataaaaatatatgataaaaaatttagccataaatataaatataaatatactaattgtaacactTTTAACAccaaaggaatatatttaaaaataaaaatattttattattcaaataattaatgatattattaatacccaaggaccttgatcaaaaattgaaaatgaataggattttaattaatggagtataaaaaagaaggatgtgaacctaatttctcctttatATATACGTACTCTTTTTTGCGCGACTATGATAGATTTTTAGATATgcctatgtttttttttcctttaataaaAGGAGACCTGCCAATGGCTTTATCACGGCAGTTTACTTTTTGTAAAAAGAAGAGAAGACTCAAACAGGTAATTTAGCCTCTTCTTAATTATTACCATTCACTAGTATCAGGAAACAAGTTAAGAACGTGATGTGTGAAATATAAATATGGAATTTATCTCCAACTCTGAGGCCGTCGTCTATGATATGCATATGTTGTTTAGTCGAATAAAAGCtcgtatattttttttgttagtaaattttggaaatgagacATTAAATGTTGTCCACATCCATGTTACACCATCAAAATGGTACGCCATAGTGGAAAGTGTTATgatgaaaataaaagataaaaaccTCCTGACTACTTCCAAAGTTTGGAAGTAAGCAAGTCATTTTCCTCACTTGATGAAATCCgggagaaaaagaaaaccaaCAAAATACAGAAAAGTAAGGTCCAGACAAATATGCTCAGCCTTTTCCTTCTTACTGTAAGATGCTCAATGAGACCCATTACCGTGAAGTCTATCAGAGACACAATTTTACAATAAAGAGCATTTTAAGGGGtgattatgaatttttggtAGCACCTAAAAATTAAAGTAAATCGGCTGGGACTTTCTGTTCTTGAATATGAGCAGGAAAAAACTGAATGCTTGTTTCTAAAGGATCAAGGTTGAAAATAATCAGACCAGTAAAAACTTAGTGCTCCGTTATAAACTGATGAAGCATAATCActtcatttcttcttcattactctatctctctctttatAATTCTGCTGCTTCTTTGTTCATCAATCTTCATCAATTCAGTTCTGTAACGATGGTATCGAGCCCCTGATCCTGTAGGTTGCTGTTTCTGATCAATTGGGGGGAGACTCTTTGGATAAATATTTACTCAAACTCAAATCTATAAGAGATAACTCACTGCTGCTGGTGAATCATTTCAGATAATGTAGTTATAGCAGCTTAGCGGGGTTACCAAAGGAGTATGCCCTGGACTGTCATTGATAGATAGCCTGCTATCACTATGAAGGAATTTCGTGCATTACTTGTGGGAGCTGAAAGGGAGAATGAAATGACTATTAATACTCTGTCAAATGGACTGTCTGCAATGTATATGCAAGGTTCATCCAGTTCATCAATGCACTCTATGTTTAACAATGGAGCTTATAGCTCAAATTCTGCAGATGTTGATTCTTCTTGTACTGGGGGAAGAGTTATGGCTACTCCTGTATTGCATTATAGCACCATCCACAGCCTTCGGGTAACTCCCAATCTCATTTTCCTGTCTCTCCAACTTATGGCTTTGGTTTTGTGGGTAACTTCACTCCTTCTCATGACAATGGTCCAAGATCAATGGATGCACCTCAATATTTTTCTCAACAAAGACCATACAATGGAGGCCAGCAAAGAGGAAATGGAGGTTATAAATCAACCTATAAGGGTAAAGGTTAGAACACTTACAAACCAAGCAATGGATGGTCGGTAATATTGATTCTAGAACAAATGCAACCAGAGTGTCAAATCTGTTAGAGACGAGGACATACATCCCCTAACTGTTTCTTCAGAAAATGAATGCCATATCTatagaaaaaaaagggataTATTGCCTTGGAGTGCTCTCATACAATCAATTTTTCTTATCAGGATTCACTTCTACCACCATCTCTTGCTTCACAATATTCTGTTCAAAATCCAATTCTACCACTTCAGAATTCAATAGCACTAGCACCATTTGCCGCCAATTACTCCTATCAGGTGCCACATCAGTCATCATCATTGCATGTTGATCATTGTCATCAACCTTCCTCTTCATTGAATGCTATGGCAGCTCAGAGCACACCAACATATCCAAATTCTACAACTTGGATTACGGACACAGGGGCATCTCACCACATGATATCTGGCCTTGCTGCTCTCTACCAAGTAAAACCTTTTTGAAGGCTCCGAGAAGATTACATTAGAAAACAGCGAACGTCTGCTTATTCAAAATATTGGTTCTACAGTACTTGAAACCTCTTCTCATTCCTTAGTTTTGAAGAATGTGTTACATGTGCCTACTAGTGATATTAATTTAATGTCTGTCCAAGAAGTGTGTAAGGACAATCGATCCTGATTTATTTATGAcgataattgattttttatgcTGGACAAAGTGACAAGGGAGATATTGTTCGAAGGTAGGAGTAGAGCTGTAGAGTTGTGTGAGATTCCTGTTTCTACATTCAAGTATGCAAGAGCTCTTCTTGGACAGCTAGTGAAGTCTTCCGTGTGACATCAAAGAGTAGGATATCCTACAAATGAAGTCATGTCTGTTATGTTAGCTAAGTCTCAAATCTCTCATTCTTTTGATAATAATCATTGTATGTGTACTGCTTGTATTCAAGGGAAAATGACTAGGATACCATTTTCTGATGAGTCTCATGGATGTGTTTTACCATCTAAAAGGATACACTCAGATACTTGGAGTCTATTTCCTGTAAAGTCCTTTGAGGGATACAAGTATGTTGTATTGGTTGATGATTGTGTTAACATAAACATATCACCAGAAACATGCAATATGAACCGTAGTACTTCAAATACAATACTTCAAATACAAACCCATGTTCATAAACCCTGCAACACATAAGGAAAAGCTTACCTGCAGATGAATTCGAGGAGGCAGCCATGTTCAATTTCTTCAGCAAATAAGCAGTGCACCTTCTCCTCTCTTCAGTAATTAGATTGCTCTTAACTAATAATAGGTCTTAGTCCAAAAGAATAGAGCACAGTAACTGTGAGAGCAGAGGCCACTTTATATACATCATATCCTAGCCAAGTCTCATAAGGATTCCCCTATTAGAATCCATATAGACAACCAATTCATTATACATAGTGTTTCAGCATAACATGGATTACAAATCCATTCTCAATAAGACTTCCTATCCAATCTTGAATCAAATAACTTAATCCACATATTCATACTCATGCTCATATTCTAACAGATTGTACAAGATATGTATGGATTTTTTCAGTATTCATCAAAAGTACTTTCcatctttgtcaagttttacaAATTTATAGAAGTGAAATTTGGAATTAATAAATAATGCGTTCGTGGGGGAGGCTGGGGAGGAGGTTGTCGTGGTCGCGGAGGTTGGGGAGGTGTGGGACGTGGTGAAAGCGGAGGCTGGGGAGAAGAGGGATGTCGTGGTGGCGGAGGCTGGGGAGGAGGGAAGGGGCAGTGGCAACTGAAGCCACGGGCCAATAGGCTCCGAAGCTAGACCAACTTCATGAGAATCCACATGTACAAGTGCGTAGTTCTGCTCTGTTGTAGGAAAATATGAATAAGCATTCATGCATATGAATGTATATGAAGGGGATCATGTACGTATGCAATGTTCTGCACTTTGTGCTCATTATCCGTAATGTTGAATGAAGCATTACATATTGATCTCTCTCTaatgttttgattttttaaaaCCATACGCACTCTTCTCTACGACTATGAGTATATGAGAAAAACAGAAGACAGAAAATAAGGTCCAACGAAATCttgggaaaaaaaattgtataaaaacaaGGTAATTAGCTACAATAGATATATTTTTGACATTTGGTTGTAAAAATTATCAATGTTTACTATGTCATCACTATAACATTACTGTGTTGTTGTTGTCATCATCATTGTATCAACAATATACGATTGTATATCGTTGTTGCtgaaaaacaataattttttcaAATCGAATATCAATTTAGTGTAGCTaattttccaaaaacaaaagaacaaacTTTTgcgttttcttcatcttttctctTTGGTTACGTTATTCAGTAATTCTACTATGATTAAAGTGAAAATGTTAGAAAAGTTTCTTTTTTGCCAATCGTTAGAAACGTATTAAAAGCCTTACATACATATTTTAATTTAGATAAGTTGATTAGAGTAATGTGAATGGTTCCCATATGATTAGAGCATTACATACCTATTTTGGTCAAAATTCACTCTCTGtggtttaaataaatttaatacaAAATTTTACTTAAAACATTACATATTTTGAGTCATAATCTCATCCAAAGAGCATGTACGTGGACAAGCTCCATTGGCTAGAGAACAAAGCACATTATATCCTCGaacaatttttccttttttggtcCTTTTAATTGTATTTCCTTCTGGTGGAACTGAGTACTGGTGGAGCTTGCACAGCCAAATGGCAAGGAAGAGATTAACGGTGAGAATCTTTGAACTTCACTTGCGCCAATGAGAAAAGAGATGAAGATATTCGAAAGATAATGACCCCTACCCTCCAAGCCTATACATACACCCAACTTCTCTGCTCAAACCAAAACAAGCATTCGGCGCTCCCACATTGTCTTGGAGACAGAGCTCCAACCCTCAATACAGTTTCATGTTTCCCAAATGGCTTCTTCAACAATGGCTCTCTCCTCTCCTTCTTTAGCTGCATAGGATGAGAGTTAACAGCAGCAACAGAAACGGGTTGCAACTCAGAAACTTGAGACAGATGAGTATCAGGATGTAACTCAGACATGACGGGACCAGAAATAGCTGCACTGGACATGTGATCCATGGAAATATCCCCTGGTAGTGAGGGAATGGTACCAGAAGAAACAAACTCACTTGGTGCTGAAGAACATACGGGAGGACTATGCGGAGAACTTGAATCCCTGGAGAACACTTGTGGAAACGGTATAGATGctaaaggaggatgatgaaaagTATTGGAGGGTACGGTGGAAGATATGGAAGTCACCTTGGAACCAGAGTCAAAATGACTAGCCATATGAGTCGCAGGAAAATGACTTTCATCAAATAGAACATGCCGAGAGACAATTAGTTTATTGTCTTTAGGATTAAAGCAGATAAACCCTTTATACTGAGCAGCATATCCCAAAAATATGCATTCACTGGTCTTTGGTGCAAGCTTATGAGATCTATAAGGCTTCAATGACGGATaacaagcacaaccaaaaatCTTCAAGTGATCTAGTTtgggtgaagaatgatataacatTTCAAAGGGAGACTTCATAGACAAGACCGGTGTAGGCATTCGATTAATAAGATATACTGCTGTGGCACATGCATGGTACCAAAACTAAGGAGGAAGACAAGCTTGTTGAAGAAGAGTGATAGCTGTCTTAGTAATATGCCGATTTTTCCTCTCTACGAgcccattttgttgaggagtgtAAGGGCAAGACTTATGATGCAAAATACCTTTGTCCTTAAGAAAATTCTGAAAATTAATCCCAATATactctccaccaccatcactttgcaaTATTCTGATATGAACATTAAAGAAATTTTGCACAAAAGCTTGAAATTGGACAAACAGACCAAAAACAGCAGCTTTATTCATGATAGGAAATATCCATGTATACCTTGTACATTCATCAATAAAGGACTCATCAATAAATGACACATAATACCGATATCCTTCAATAGACAAACTAGGTGACggaccccaaacatcagtgTGAATGACTTCAAAAGGAACTACAGACTTTGAAGCCAAAGAAGGAAAAGGTAGATTGGCAAatttgccttgtaaacaagctTTACAAGTATAGGAAGAATTGAGACACTTAAAAGAAATATCAGCCTTAGAAAGAGCTGCCTTGACTACTGAAGGAGCAGGATGACCCAATCTGCAATGCTAGAGTGTAGAATTTATTCTTTGTCC
Protein-coding sequences here:
- the LOC139193897 gene encoding uncharacterized protein — its product is MMKYFKSLILLGLLLGSVVLVSSAAEAETSKDEKKVDEPKEVNQGGGGYCGRCCYRYGRYTCGGHCCWPEVADQSEVVVTDDAVEDNFETKQPDGYGGWGGGGRGGGGWGGGGRGGGGWGGGGRGGGGSGGGGGRGGGGSGGGGGRGGGGGWGGGGRGGGGGWGGGGRGGGGHGGGGGN